GCGCCGTCTTCGATGACGGGCAGGCGATAGCGCGCCGCCAGCTTGAGCAGGTCACGGCGCTCTGCCAGCCCCAGCGTCCGCCCGGTGGGATTCTGAAAGGTGGGATTGATATAAAAGAGTTTCGGCCGGTAGCGCAGGACCAGGTCTTCGAGTTCATCCAGGTCGTTGCGACGGACGTCCCAGCCCGCCAGGCTGGCCCCGGCGGCGCGGAAGCTGCGGATGGCGCCCACATAGCTGGGACGCTCCAGCAGTACCGTGTCCCCCGGGTCGAGCAGGCAGCGGGCCAGCAGGTCGAGCGCCTGCTGCGAGCCGGAGACCACCAGCACCTTCTCCAGCTTGATCCCCATCCGCGCCGCCAGCGCCCGGCGCAGCCCAGGCTGGCCCTCCGCCGGCGCCAGGCCCAGCACGCGCGCGCCCTCGCGCTTCATCACCTGCTGCGCGATGCGCTGGTACTCCTCGAAGGGGAAGCAGTCCAGAGCGGGACAGCCGGCGGCGAAGGAGATCAGCGCGGGATTGGTGGAATCCTGCAGCAGGGCGTGGAAGTCCCGGTCGTTGCTGCGTTGCGCGCGGAGCGACACCTTGCCGCGCCAGGCGAAGGGGGCCTCATCGG
This Terriglobales bacterium DNA region includes the following protein-coding sequences:
- a CDS encoding PLP-dependent aminotransferase family protein → MATLFSFSKLLKPVNGDGPLYGRLLASLEAAIQEGTLKPGARLPSERDLAEELGLSRTTVTSAYRELEARGLVRGHVGRGTFVCAPPQADEAPFAWRGKVSLRAQRSNDRDFHALLQDSTNPALISFAAGCPALDCFPFEEYQRIAQQVMKREGARVLGLAPAEGQPGLRRALAARMGIKLEKVLVVSGSQQALDLLARCLLDPGDTVLLERPSYVGAIRSFRAAGASLAGWDVRRNDLDELEDLVLRYRPKLFYINPTFQNPTGRTLGLAERRDLLKLAARYRLPVIEDGAYRELWYEGPPPQSLRQLDEHNVVISLNTFSKVLAPGLRLGWIVASESIVGQL